The Candidatus Latescibacter sp. genome includes a window with the following:
- a CDS encoding V-type ATP synthase subunit E translates to MSFEKVEAVIFAEAETEARRILDKAREEREALLEQSRDTCTRTFEDDIRRAQAAEDTETARQIGLARHEGRLEVLHTKNRMIDEVFLMAAEKIRSLPSKDYLEMIAFWLKVLPAEVGGTLKVSPGDAELLPGAFLEEVNTVRHRNGKFTAVVSDRRINGGFVVEGADFSVDSTIDSKLKELRETLAGDIARELFGS, encoded by the coding sequence ATGAGTTTCGAAAAAGTAGAGGCCGTCATTTTCGCCGAAGCTGAGACTGAAGCCAGACGCATTCTCGATAAAGCCCGTGAAGAAAGAGAAGCGCTCCTGGAGCAATCCCGCGATACATGCACACGGACATTCGAGGATGACATCCGGCGCGCACAGGCCGCGGAAGATACGGAAACCGCCCGACAGATAGGCCTCGCCCGTCATGAAGGAAGATTGGAAGTTCTGCATACCAAAAACAGGATGATTGACGAAGTCTTTTTGATGGCGGCGGAGAAAATACGCTCTCTTCCGTCAAAAGACTATCTGGAGATGATAGCCTTCTGGCTTAAAGTTCTCCCTGCTGAAGTCGGCGGGACGCTCAAGGTCAGTCCCGGAGACGCCGAACTTTTACCGGGCGCGTTTCTTGAAGAAGTCAATACAGTCCGTCATCGGAACGGAAAATTTACCGCCGTGGTATCAGACCGTCGGATAAACGGAGGTTTCGTTGTGGAAGGGGCGGATTTTTCCGTGGATTCCACTATTGACAGCAAACTGAAGGAACTCCGTGAAACACTTGCCGGCGATATAGCCAGGGAACTGTTCGGATCATGA
- a CDS encoding V-type ATP synthase subunit K — protein MWDQVLNTYFIHNGVGWAVFGAMMAVGLGCIGSAIGIRIACTQAAGVLSEKPDLFGKLLVLMALPGTQGFYGFICSIFIALRIGLLTSADEAVKLAPPIGVALLFVGLGVGMVELMSAIAQGQTSAASINLVGKRPDEGGRAILFPALVETYAVVALLVGILMTSWLTVPLTAPLTGLQ, from the coding sequence ATGTGGGATCAGGTCTTAAATACCTACTTTATCCATAATGGCGTAGGCTGGGCGGTATTCGGAGCGATGATGGCGGTCGGGTTAGGATGCATCGGAAGCGCCATCGGAATCCGGATTGCCTGCACACAGGCGGCGGGAGTCCTTTCGGAAAAGCCGGATCTCTTTGGAAAGCTGCTGGTTCTGATGGCTCTTCCGGGTACTCAGGGGTTCTACGGTTTCATCTGCTCGATATTCATCGCTTTGAGGATCGGGCTTCTCACTTCCGCCGATGAGGCGGTAAAGCTTGCTCCCCCCATCGGTGTAGCCCTCCTTTTTGTGGGTCTCGGAGTCGGCATGGTGGAATTGATGAGCGCCATTGCTCAGGGGCAGACCTCAGCCGCATCGATCAATCTTGTGGGGAAGAGACCGGATGAAGGCGGGCGCGCCATTCTTTTCCCCGCTCTGGTGGAAACCTATGCGGTAGTGGCGCTTCTGGTGGGAATTCTGATGACCTCCTGGCTCACCGTGCCTCTCACCGCCCCTCTGACCGGCTTACAGTAA